Sequence from the Pedobacter sp. D749 genome:
TTTTGCGTAATTGCCCGCAAATTGAGGGTACCCGCCGTCTACATCATTAAATAATCGGGGGTGCTGCTGTGCATGGTAAAGTGCCGTGTAGAATATCCGCTTATTTTTTTCATCAGGGTCGTTAACCTTAACCTGGCCAAGTGACTGCTCCCAAACGCGACTTGTTTTAGCCACAACGGTTTCGAAACTGGCCGTATTGATCTCGGCTTCGAGGTTAAGTTTTGCTGCGGCTATACTGGTAAAAGAAGTACCAGCGTAAATACTAATGCTTTCTCCTTTTTGTAGTTTAAAGCCCAGATAGGCACCTAAATCTATCTGGTTTTCGATGGATTGATGTGCTGAAACATTGCCCCCGCTAAATACACCACTTTTTGTAAAAGCTTTTTTAATGCGGATGAAAAAATAGCCGCTAAAGCCTGCTGCTTTTCCCCAGCCCTGGTAAATGCGGTGAACAGGATTATACCCCGAAATTTCACCTCTTTGGCGGTCAATTTTAATATATCCTTTACCCTGATCACTATTTGGTGTAATTAACAGATAAACACTATCTGCCTTTAATGCTGTGATTTTAATCAGGCCACAACGCAAGGTGGCGGTGGCTTCCGTAAGTAGGTTATAGCGAGGTAAATTTGCTTTGTAATAAGCAGGTGTAGCTACTTCACCCTGATGTGTATAATCAACAGCATAATCTGTTGGGCTGGTTTTCAGTTTGCCCGAAATGGGCATAATGGTAAAGCTGCCATAATCTTGTGTACAGGAGCCGCTGATCCAGTGACTGGCCCTGATGCCATAAAATTTTTTATTGTTGTAATAATAGGGGGCAAGGCATTTTTTTTCCGAAAGCTGAGTTTGTGGCGTCCACTGGGTCATGCTAAAGGGTGGCGCAACAGCTGGTATGGTATTGGCCAGCCGTTCTGTTTTGTCTTCTATATGCTGGCTGGCGAGTGTGGTACTTGCGGATGTACCCGAAAATGGCTGCACATATTTGATTACAGATTGCTGCGCGAAGGCCTTGCTGCCAACAAGCATAAAAAGCAATGATATACTGGTATAAAATGTTAATCGGGTGGCCCGGTTTTTACTTCGTTTTGTAAACGGTTTAATCATTTTTATATCGGAAAAGATAATCATGGCAGCTTTTTTATTGCCTCTTTCTGGTCAATTGGTAGTTTAATGTTTTTAAAGGATACCCGATCTGTTTTTTTCAAAACGATGATGTTAGCGTGCACTGCTTGTTCAATTTCAAGTCCTTCTAAATTTATCATATGCACATCATCAAAAATAACGGCAGGCCTAAAATCAGGATCCTTATAGCTTAATTTAATATTTTTAAATGATATGCCTTTCGCATGACGGACATAAAGTCCCCACGCCGGCAACTCGCCAAACATACTAAATTCTGGATAGCCCGATTCATTTTCAGTTACTGTATCCAACGCATCAACCGCAATGTGGGCAATTGCTTTGGATGCGCCGCCTCCATAAGTAATTTCTATATTTTCGAGCATCACATTTTCGATATCGTGTCCGGGGATGCCTGCAATGGCTGCTGGCAATAAATTATGCGGAGCTGATTTGGGTAACGGCCCTTCAATGGGGTAACCGGCATCGGGTTTGGCATTTGGGATATCGGCTTTTAGATTCGCAATGCGGATGTTCTTTACCGAGCTATATTGTGTACCTTTATTCCGGTGACCCAGGCGGATAAAAATGGCGTTGCCTGTGTACTTTGCCGTAACACCATCAATATCTACGCCATCAATAAAGCCACCATCTACAGCTTCGAGTGCTATCGCAGAACGATAGGTATTGTAAACGGTAATATTTCGCACTTTAATGTTGCGGAAGCCACCATAAGAGCCTGTCCCGATTTTAAAACCACTGGCGCTTGATCGGATGGTACAATTGGCTATATAAATATTCTCGCAGGTTCCGGGGCGCCCTTCCGATTTCAGACAAATGCCGTCATCAGCTGCATCGATATTACAATTGCTAATGTTTACATTTTTGCTATTTACAATATCAATTCCGTCGTTGTTCCAGTATTCGGTGCTTTCTACTGTTACACTATCAATGGTTACTTTATTGCATCCGGCAAAGTCTTGCACCCAGCCTGCGCTGTTTTTAATTTTAACATTTTTTACCTTAATCTCTTCGCAATTGTTAAAGGCAATTAAACGGGGTCTGTTATATTCGGAAGGACGCTTAGCCACCCAGGTTTCATCTTGCAAAGTACCATTATGCAACAATTGCAATAAACTTTTAACCACTTCGCTACCCCTTCCGTTAATAGTACCTTTGCCGTTTATGGTAACATGGTGTTGACCATTGGCCGAAATAAGTGCATAGGCCGCCGCCGGACCGTAATCCATCCGGTTGGTACTGCCTAACAGTTCGGCACCTGCTTCAAGGTAAAGCTCAACCCCCGATTTTAGTTCAATTGGGCCGGTAACAAATTGCCCTGGTGGAACAACTATCCGTCCGCCCGATTTACCGGCGACATTAATAGCATTTTGGATCGCTTTGGTATTGAGCGCTTCCAATCCGGGTTTTGCTCCAAAATTAACAATGTTGAATGCTTTAGGTTGTGCATTAACCACCAGATTATGAAATAAACAAACGAAGGATAAGATCAGGAATCTCATGGAATTTGAATTATGTTTACTGGTGCATTATCCCCATGGTTTTGCGGTATTTCTGATACATTTCCATGGCAACATTTACCGGGTTTCCAACAGTTTTGGTTGGGTAGTCTTTTCGCTGATTAACCCATTTCCATTCCCAGTTACTTACTTCTTCATTAAATTGGCTGGTATTAAAATCGCTTTGCTGTTTTAATGCTTGTTCGGCACGGGTAAGGAAAAGCTGCCACCTTGGTTTATAAAAATCAGTTAACAAGCCGCTCCACTGCCTGCAGGCATACTCATTCAAGGGGCTTTTCGCATCTCCCCATAGGGTAATCAGGTCTTTGGCATTCATTTCGTAAAGTGCTTTTTCAGCCGGGGTTTCTCCCCATTTCCTTGCATCACTTACCCATGGGCCCAGCATAAAATCTTTTCTGGTGGCCAATAGCCTGTCCATATCGTCAATCAGCTGTATAAATTTGCTGCTTTCTTTTTTAAAGGTAAGCAGGTCTTTTTTGCGGTAGGCCGTCATCATATTTCTTTGTACAGGCAAGGCATAATTGGCCATTACCTGTCGGGTGATATCAACCAGATCGTATTGAAAGCCATCACTGGTTTTGCAAAGTGGTGCGGCTTTTACAAATTCATCCCAGGCCGGAAGCAAATCTTTTTCCTTGTAATTTAAGGTGGTTTTTGCCCAACGGGTTAACGAATCGAAAGTAGGGCGTGCCTGAATAATAGATTCTGCACCATCTCTGATATATTTATCAGCCGGAACGTTGTAAACGGTTTTACGCAATATTTCCCAGCCTTTTAATGCATTTACATTACTTTTTCCGTAGCGGTTGCGCACAAATTTGGGTAACCAGGTTTTCAAATCTATAGGTTTAGACTGCCAGGCATTATCCATCATTAACTCATAAAGTACCGGATTTTGTTCTATGCCTTCCATACTCAATCCAATACCTTTCATTTTACCACTTTGTGGATTATTGAGCGCCTGGGCCGGCGCAGTTGCCACTACATCCATACGCCCAAAAAGGTTGGTATTGCCACCAAAATTGTGCAACATATTCCAGATCCATGGTTTACCATAAAAGCCTTGTGTCCTTTTCCAAACCGGTTCTATTTCTGTAGCCAGATCAAGTAAAATCATCTTATCGTTTGGTACAGCCTTTAATAAGGCCTCTGTTTGCGGCTCTTTCCAGAATTTTCGATCACTATAGAATAACCAGCCTTGCATTACCCAAATGGCTTTCGGATCTGCTTGTGCCATACCGTCGTAAATCCTTGAGCTCAGTTTACCTAAAAAACCGGGATCGGCAGAAGGTGGCTCATTCTCGTTAAAAGTATCGGCAGAGTAAAGGTGATCAGTACCTAATAATTCGGTTTGTTTCTGCAGGAATTTCTTCCCGATCTGCGCAAACATCGGATCTTCAGAATCAAGGATATAAGTATCGGCAAAGCCATTGGTCCAGTTGGTGGCTTTTAACTTTGCTTTTGGGAATTTGTTTTTAAATGCTGCCGGCACATGTCCGGTAAAGGCAGGCAGTACCGGTTTCATCCCCAGCGATCTTTGCCGTGCTAAAATTTTCTTTTGCAGTTCAAAGTGACTTTTCATCCAGCTTACCGGAAGCGGACCAGCCCAGCCATCAATATTCCCCATCCAAAACCACGAGAAATAAGCAGGACCGGTAAAAAAACCTTTAAGTTCTTCGTCCGAAAAACCCATTTCTTTGTATAAAAGGTACCAGGTATATTCTTCGCCGGTAATGGCAAGAGGCATGTTGATCCCATGGAGGGCCATCCAGTCTATCTCTTTTTCCCAACGCGACCAATCCCACCAGCTCATACTGTAATTAAAAGTACAATAGTTTAAATAGTAACGATAATCGTAGGGTGTTTCTTTTCTTAATTTCGTTTTTACTGCAGGCAGGGTAGCAGGCAAATTTAAATTGGTGCCATTCCAGGTAATCTGACAATGCGCATATTCAGTCAAATAATAATAAAAAGCCGAAGCCAGGGCAACACCGCTGCTGCCACTAAGTACGATCTTATTGTTTCTGCTCTCAATTTCAAAAACATCCTTACCGTTTGCTGCAGCAATACTTTTGGTAACGAATGCCTGGTGTTGTTTCGGTAAAATCCGCGCAATAAGTTGATTAGATGAGACCAGGTATTCCTGAGACCACAGGTTAGTAAACGATAGTACGAACAGCACTATGAATAGCATTTTTATTTTCATATCAAATTTTTAGAAACCACTTTTTATCGAAGAGGAACTTTAAGCCAAATAATTGTATTAGGAGTACACCGGTCCATACGCCAGCCTGTTGCCACGTGGCAGGGATGGTATTGATAATTCCGCCGAAGAGGAAGTTAGAAGTAGATTCGAAGTTAAACAGACCGTGTGCAAAAATATAAATTAATATAGAATTGGTACCCATCCATACCATGGGCATACACCATTTTTGATAACTGCACACATCGATAAAATAATAGAAAAGTGCAAAAAATATGATGCTCCAGCCGCCTGCAAAGAGTACAAAGGTGCTCGTCCACATGGTTTTGTTGATCGGGAAAAGGAAGCTGCCAGCGAGTGCAATTAAGAGTAGTGCAATGCCCGAAATGATTAAATACAATACTTTTTTATTTGGATTTGGGCTTACTGTTTTATTCTTGATAAATGTGCCGGTAAATATACCCAGCATGGCCGAGCAAATGGCCGGTATAGTGCTCAGTAAACCTTCAGGATCGTAAACTACCCGGTGAAGCTTACCTGGAAGCAACAAACGATCTATATACGCAGAAAGATTGCCCTCTGGTGTAAAGATGCCACTGCCAAAGCCTGGAACAGGTACAAAGCGCATGATGAGGTAATAGCCAGCCAGGATAGATACAAACCAAATGACCTGTTTTTTAAGTGAGGTATTCAGGTAAATTAAAGCAGCAAAGAAAGTGGCCAGGCCGATACGGCCCAGTACACTGGCAAAACGGATCTGCTCATAACCTTTCCATTGCAGCATGCCATTAACTACTGCACCCAGTAAAATTAAAATCAGGGTTCTTTTAATCAGGGCATAATAAATTTTACCTTTTGATGCCTGCCCGGTCTCTTTTTCCGTGAAATACTTCTGATAAGAAAAAGGCATAGATACCCCCGAAATAAAGATAAAAAGTGGAAAAATAAGGTCGTAAAAGGTAAAACCATTCCAAGGCGAATGGAGTAGCTGGTTACTAATACCTACTAAAACCTTTTCGAACAGGGAAAGGTTTGGGGTGGTCTCAATGGTCCAGTTGTACGGATTCCGTATTAGTACATGGTCTTCTTTAATGCCATTAGCCAATCCATGAAAAATACCTTCGCCGCTCACAATCCAAAACATATCAAAGCCACGTAAGGCATCTAGCGATAGCAGCCGCTTGGGTTTATTTGCCGGGTGTGCTGTTGAGGATATGGTACTGTTTGGTTGATCCATGATTCAGATTATTTTTTAATCAATGTATTATAAATAATCTCACCCTGATCGTTAATGGCTTGTACGCGTAATTGGTTGTTATTAACAGAGAATAACATGAAGCCATATTCAGATGCTACCATTTCAGCATCGGCAATGAGTTTTACAGGTGTTTTTTCAGAAGCTGAACCAGAAATGAAATAATGTGTTTTTCCGGCAGGTTTAATATACTGCATACTGTGTTCGTGACCGGTAAGATACACATCTACACCATATTTTTCAAAAGTTGATTTTAACGAATTACGCACAGCTTTGGTATCATATGCATCGGTGCGGCTGCCGCCAGTATAAATAGGGTGGTGGCCTACAACAATTTTCCATTTAATTGCAGGATCGCTATCCGCCAGTGTTTTAGCGATCCACCGTTTCTGCGCTGTAGTATCTTGTCCTTTAACATTTGGGATATATTCAACATTGCTGTAAAATTCAGGTATAAGTGGGTTAGTATCAATAAAAGCAATGAGTACCTGGTTATTGATGTCGCCATTGATTGGGAATTTCTTAGCGTAATATCGGGCCGGCATTTTCCACCTGCGGCTGATTTTGGAATAATCTACCTGTGCATCAGGGTTTGATTTATAATCGTGGTTTCCCAATACTGGGTACCAGTCCCATTGTAGTGAAAAGTCGGTATATATATCTTCGAAAGAATATTTAAAAGAAGGATCTTGAGCACTGATTACGCCACTGGGATAAAAATTATCGCCGGTAGAAATGATAAATTTAGCCTTTACTTCTGAAGCAGTAATACCCATTTGTTTGGCTACCTGTTTTTGATGATCGGCACCGTTCCGTCCCCAATCGCCCATGGCGATAAAGTTTAAAGCTGTTGGATCTTTGGTAAGCACCTTTGTTGCCGTAATATTTTGTGAGGGGCTTTTGGTTATAATTTGAGCATATAATGAACCCGAAAATACAAGGGTGAAAATCAGTAGTAATTTTTTAATCATTAAGGCAGATTTGTGCTATTGCAAGTTTAGGATAAAAAATAAGAAGAGGCTATTTCACAAATCAATTTATCTTTGGATTTTGTCCGGTTGAGCTTGTCGAAATGCCCTAAGGCAGTTGTACAAGTCTTTCGACAAGCTCAGGATGACATTATGTATTTATGAGACAACCTCTTCTAAAAGTTGCAGGATATTCTAATTGTATCCAGGATTCTGTTTCAACTTCGGATTTAAAATCAACGCTGATGCCGGAATCGGCATGATGCGATGGAAAGTTTGTGCATCGGTTTTAAAACCCCAGCTCCCTTCATATTTTCCAAAGCGAATCATATCATTACGGTGCCAACATTCCCATGAAAACTCTCTGCAG
This genomic interval carries:
- a CDS encoding acyltransferase family protein, whose amino-acid sequence is MDQPNSTISSTAHPANKPKRLLSLDALRGFDMFWIVSGEGIFHGLANGIKEDHVLIRNPYNWTIETTPNLSLFEKVLVGISNQLLHSPWNGFTFYDLIFPLFIFISGVSMPFSYQKYFTEKETGQASKGKIYYALIKRTLILILLGAVVNGMLQWKGYEQIRFASVLGRIGLATFFAALIYLNTSLKKQVIWFVSILAGYYLIMRFVPVPGFGSGIFTPEGNLSAYIDRLLLPGKLHRVVYDPEGLLSTIPAICSAMLGIFTGTFIKNKTVSPNPNKKVLYLIISGIALLLIALAGSFLFPINKTMWTSTFVLFAGGWSIIFFALFYYFIDVCSYQKWCMPMVWMGTNSILIYIFAHGLFNFESTSNFLFGGIINTIPATWQQAGVWTGVLLIQLFGLKFLFDKKWFLKI
- a CDS encoding glycoside hydrolase family 28 protein; this translates as MRFLILSFVCLFHNLVVNAQPKAFNIVNFGAKPGLEALNTKAIQNAINVAGKSGGRIVVPPGQFVTGPIELKSGVELYLEAGAELLGSTNRMDYGPAAAYALISANGQHHVTINGKGTINGRGSEVVKSLLQLLHNGTLQDETWVAKRPSEYNRPRLIAFNNCEEIKVKNVKIKNSAGWVQDFAGCNKVTIDSVTVESTEYWNNDGIDIVNSKNVNISNCNIDAADDGICLKSEGRPGTCENIYIANCTIRSSASGFKIGTGSYGGFRNIKVRNITVYNTYRSAIALEAVDGGFIDGVDIDGVTAKYTGNAIFIRLGHRNKGTQYSSVKNIRIANLKADIPNAKPDAGYPIEGPLPKSAPHNLLPAAIAGIPGHDIENVMLENIEITYGGGASKAIAHIAVDALDTVTENESGYPEFSMFGELPAWGLYVRHAKGISFKNIKLSYKDPDFRPAVIFDDVHMINLEGLEIEQAVHANIIVLKKTDRVSFKNIKLPIDQKEAIKKLP
- a CDS encoding alpha-N-acetylglucosaminidase, whose product is MKIKMLFIVLFVLSFTNLWSQEYLVSSNQLIARILPKQHQAFVTKSIAAANGKDVFEIESRNNKIVLSGSSGVALASAFYYYLTEYAHCQITWNGTNLNLPATLPAVKTKLRKETPYDYRYYLNYCTFNYSMSWWDWSRWEKEIDWMALHGINMPLAITGEEYTWYLLYKEMGFSDEELKGFFTGPAYFSWFWMGNIDGWAGPLPVSWMKSHFELQKKILARQRSLGMKPVLPAFTGHVPAAFKNKFPKAKLKATNWTNGFADTYILDSEDPMFAQIGKKFLQKQTELLGTDHLYSADTFNENEPPSADPGFLGKLSSRIYDGMAQADPKAIWVMQGWLFYSDRKFWKEPQTEALLKAVPNDKMILLDLATEIEPVWKRTQGFYGKPWIWNMLHNFGGNTNLFGRMDVVATAPAQALNNPQSGKMKGIGLSMEGIEQNPVLYELMMDNAWQSKPIDLKTWLPKFVRNRYGKSNVNALKGWEILRKTVYNVPADKYIRDGAESIIQARPTFDSLTRWAKTTLNYKEKDLLPAWDEFVKAAPLCKTSDGFQYDLVDITRQVMANYALPVQRNMMTAYRKKDLLTFKKESSKFIQLIDDMDRLLATRKDFMLGPWVSDARKWGETPAEKALYEMNAKDLITLWGDAKSPLNEYACRQWSGLLTDFYKPRWQLFLTRAEQALKQQSDFNTSQFNEEVSNWEWKWVNQRKDYPTKTVGNPVNVAMEMYQKYRKTMGIMHQ
- a CDS encoding metallophosphoesterase, producing the protein MIKKLLLIFTLVFSGSLYAQIITKSPSQNITATKVLTKDPTALNFIAMGDWGRNGADHQKQVAKQMGITASEVKAKFIISTGDNFYPSGVISAQDPSFKYSFEDIYTDFSLQWDWYPVLGNHDYKSNPDAQVDYSKISRRWKMPARYYAKKFPINGDINNQVLIAFIDTNPLIPEFYSNVEYIPNVKGQDTTAQKRWIAKTLADSDPAIKWKIVVGHHPIYTGGSRTDAYDTKAVRNSLKSTFEKYGVDVYLTGHEHSMQYIKPAGKTHYFISGSASEKTPVKLIADAEMVASEYGFMLFSVNNNQLRVQAINDQGEIIYNTLIKK